The following is a genomic window from Bacteroidetes bacterium SB0662_bin_6.
TTGAATGCCATGTGCTCCACGAAATGCGCCAGTCCGAGCTGATCCTCGTCCTCCATAATAGACCCCACGTCCACGACCAGGCGCAATTCCGCACGGTTCTCCGGTTGGTCGTTCTCCTGCACGAAGTAGCGCAGCCCGTTGTCAAGCCGGCCGGCCACGACCGAGGAATCCGGGGGAATCGGGTCTTCCGGCAACCAGTTCTGCGCAACGACCTCTGCCCAGGGAGCAAAAGCGATAAGGCCGGCGCACAAAGCAGCCGGTACACGTAAGAAATGTATCATAACCGACCCCCTACTGCGCCGCAGGCGGATCGGTGCGAAAACTCTCGGCAGCGGCCTCCACGGAATCGTAGGCGGTAAAGACCGGTCCGAGCAAGCGGGTCATCATGAACAAATTGCGGATACGCTTCTCCATGTTGGCCAGACGCACTTCGCCGCCCACCTTCCGCATGGTCGTCAACCCGCCGATCAGTACGCCGATGCCGGAAGAATCCATGAAGTCCGTCTCTCCAAGATCGACGACCACGTTGACTTTACCGGCTTCTTTGAGTTGATCCAGCACATCCTTCAGCTCGGAGCCGTGTACGCTACCGAGAAATTTGCCCTTGATCTGGACAATAGACGCCTGGTACTGGTCTTGAACGCTGATGCTCATATCGAAAAGAGTTTCGTGAAGTCCTTGCACGGAGCGATGAGGAACGCCGGGCCATGCACATCTCCGCAACCTGTGCGTATGTATGGAGCGTAACATACGCAAAACGGCGAACATTTATGCAGCACATCACGCAAACCGACTCCGCTTTTCGCCTGACGTCGCCTTTCCGCCCCACGGGCGACCAGCCCCGGGCCATTGACGAACTGACCGAGGGCGTGCTTCGCGGAGATCCCTTCCAGACCCTGCTGGGAGCCACGGGTACCGGAAAGACTTTTTCCATGGCGCATGTGATCCAGCGCATCGGGCGTCCGGCCCTGATCATGAGCCACAACAAAACGCTCGCAGCGCAACTCTACGCCGAACTCAAGTCGTTCTTTCCGGAAAACGCCGTCGAATTCTTCATCTCCTACTACGATTACTACCAGCCCGAGGCCTACATCGTACCGACGGATACGTACATCGAAAAAGACATGTCGATCAACGACCGGATCGACCGCCTGCGCCTGCGCGCCACCAGTTCGCTGGTTTCGGGGCGAAGCGATGTGATCGTAGTGGCCAGCGTGTCCTGTATCTACGGCCTCGGGTCCCCCGAAGAATACCGCTCGGAAATCGTGCAGATCAGGCGGGGAGAAGATATCCCCCGCAATGACCTCCTGCGCCGCCTCATCCACATCTATTACACCCGCAACGACGTGGAATTTGCGCCGGGGACCTTCCGCGTACGAGGCGATGTGGTGGAAATCTACCCGGCCTATTCGGAAGACGTGGCCTGCCGGATCGAGTTCTGGGGAGACGAGGTGGAAAAAATCACTTTTTTTGAAGCCCGGACCGGGCTAACGCTCCGGGAAGAAAACTACCTGACCATATACCCGGCCAAAATCTTCGTCACGCCCAAGGAAAAGATGAATCAGGCCATCGGCGGGATCGAGGAAGAATTGCGATGGCGGCTGGCCGTGCTGCGCGACGAGGGGCGCCTCCTTGAAGCACAGCGCCTCGAACAGCGCACCCGGTTCGATATTGAAATGATGAAAGAAGTCGGGTACTGTTCGGGGGTCGAAAACTATTCGCGGCACCTGTCCGGACGCGCCCCGGGCCAACGCCCGTACTGCCTGTTCGATTACTTTCCCGACGACATGCTCCTCATCATCGACGAGAGCCATGTGACCATCCCGCAGATACGGGCCATGTACAACGGAGACCGGGCCCGCAAGCTGGTCCTTGTGGAGCATGGCTTCCGGCTTCCTTCGGCACTGGACAACCGCCCCATGACTTTTGAGGAATTCGAGGCGGAAAGCAAACAGGTCATTTATGTCAGCGCCACGCCGAGCGATTATGAAATGGAAAAGACCGGCGGCGTATTCGTGGAGCAGATCATCCGGCCCACCGGCATCCCCGATCCGAAGGTCGAGGTGCGCCCCTCGAAGAATCAGATCGACGATCTGCTTGAGGAGATTCGCAAGCGCGTGCAGCAGCGGGAACGTACGCTCGTCACCACGCTCACGAAACGCATGGCCGAAGACCTCAGCGACTATCTGGCCTCGTACGGGGTAGCGGTGCGCTACATGCACTCGGACATCGACGCGCTGGAGCGGGTGGAGATTCTGCGTGACCTGCGCCTGGGAGCATTCGATGTGCTGGTAGGAGTGAATCTGCTCCGGGAGGGACTCGATCTGCCCGAAGTGTCGCTCGTGGCCATCATCGACGCGGACAAGGAAGGCTTCCTGCGAAGCGAGCGCTCCCTGATCCAGACCGCGGGGCGGGCAGCCCGCAATGCGAACGGAGCCATCGTGATGTATGCCGACACCATCACGGGGTCCATGCAAAAAATGATGGATGAAACCGATCGCCGCCGGAAAGTCCAGCTCGCCTGGAACGAGGAACACGATATCACGCCGGAAACCATTTACAAATCGCAAGACGAGATCAGAAAGGGAACGATCATCGCAGAAGAGCAGGCAGTCTACGAAACACGGAAAGACAGGTACTACAGCGGCCCCGAGCAGACAGGGGTGGTCGTTGACCCGGTCATGAAGCATCTCACCGACGACCAGAAACGGGATCTGGCGGACCAGATGCGCAAGGATATGCGGCAGGCCGCCGAGGCATTGGACTTCGAGCGCGCCGCCAGACTACGCGACGAAATCGAACAGATCGAAACCCTGTTGGACGGAAAGAGCGGAAACCTCCGGACAAGGAGAAAATGAATGGACGCGGATCAGGGTACTCTGATTAGGGCCTGTTAATACTATGCAGCGGCGCTCTGCGAGGGGCGCCCGGGCAAGGTATCCCGCTGGCGGGTACACGTCCACGGAACCGCTGCCCCTGTCGCGCGTTGACGGTCGCGCTTGTTTTTTCGGCATCATGCATTCCCGGCGCGTTCGAGCCGACGCGTTTCCGATACGTTCCTGACATATTTTGCCCCTTACAACTCGCAGCAGCCTCTTGCGATGAAAAAGGACATCCATCCTGATTACAAGAAACTCACGGTCCAGCTGGCCGACGGCACAAAATTCGAAACGCGCTCGACGATGAACTCCGATGTACACAAATCGGAGGTCGATTCGACGAATCATCCCTTCTACACCGGACGCCGCCAGTACGTGGACACCGCCGGCCGCGTCGAGAAATTCCGCCGGCGCTATGGCGCCAAGGAGGACGCACAGGAGGAAGAAAAGGCCTGAACCTCTTGCAGCCCTGCCGCTCCCCGGAAGCTGGCGCCAGGGCGAATACCTTTCTACGCCCCGCCCGGGTTACCGACCTGATTTTTCCCCGTCTGGCACCTGCAACGGCTGCGAAGCCGGTTACAAAGAAGGCGGACACGCTCCTCTACGGGTAAGAAGGACGCCTCCCAGCCGAAGCCTTCCCGAACGATGG
Proteins encoded in this region:
- a CDS encoding STAS domain-containing protein, giving the protein MFAVLRMLRSIHTHRLRRCAWPGVPHRSVQGLHETLFDMSISVQDQYQASIVQIKGKFLGSVHGSELKDVLDQLKEAGKVNVVVDLGETDFMDSSGIGVLIGGLTTMRKVGGEVRLANMEKRIRNLFMMTRLLGPVFTAYDSVEAAAESFRTDPPAAQ
- the uvrB gene encoding excinuclease ABC subunit UvrB, coding for MQHITQTDSAFRLTSPFRPTGDQPRAIDELTEGVLRGDPFQTLLGATGTGKTFSMAHVIQRIGRPALIMSHNKTLAAQLYAELKSFFPENAVEFFISYYDYYQPEAYIVPTDTYIEKDMSINDRIDRLRLRATSSLVSGRSDVIVVASVSCIYGLGSPEEYRSEIVQIRRGEDIPRNDLLRRLIHIYYTRNDVEFAPGTFRVRGDVVEIYPAYSEDVACRIEFWGDEVEKITFFEARTGLTLREENYLTIYPAKIFVTPKEKMNQAIGGIEEELRWRLAVLRDEGRLLEAQRLEQRTRFDIEMMKEVGYCSGVENYSRHLSGRAPGQRPYCLFDYFPDDMLLIIDESHVTIPQIRAMYNGDRARKLVLVEHGFRLPSALDNRPMTFEEFEAESKQVIYVSATPSDYEMEKTGGVFVEQIIRPTGIPDPKVEVRPSKNQIDDLLEEIRKRVQQRERTLVTTLTKRMAEDLSDYLASYGVAVRYMHSDIDALERVEILRDLRLGAFDVLVGVNLLREGLDLPEVSLVAIIDADKEGFLRSERSLIQTAGRAARNANGAIVMYADTITGSMQKMMDETDRRRKVQLAWNEEHDITPETIYKSQDEIRKGTIIAEEQAVYETRKDRYYSGPEQTGVVVDPVMKHLTDDQKRDLADQMRKDMRQAAEALDFERAARLRDEIEQIETLLDGKSGNLRTRRK
- the rpmE gene encoding 50S ribosomal protein L31, which produces MKKDIHPDYKKLTVQLADGTKFETRSTMNSDVHKSEVDSTNHPFYTGRRQYVDTAGRVEKFRRRYGAKEDAQEEEKA